A genomic stretch from Prochlorococcus marinus str. MIT 9312 includes:
- the dnaN gene encoding DNA polymerase III subunit beta codes for MEIICNQNELNNAIQLVSKAVASRPTHPILANILLTADQGTNKISLTGFDLNLGIQTSFDGTVKNSGAITIPSKLLSEIVNKLPNESPVSLEVDENLDNILIKSDRGSFNLKGIPSDDYPNLPFVESGTSLNIDPSSFLKALKATIFATSNDDSKQLLTGVNFTFKQNYLESASTDGHRLAVALIGNEEHIENKDKSPSIEDDLSVTIPTRSLREIEKLVSLRSSENSIKLFYDKGQVVFISSNQIITTRTLEGAYPNYSQLIPDTFSKIFNFNTKKLIDALERIAVLADQQSSVVKIKLDNTDLASISADAQDIGNANESIPVSYSGEDFDIAFNVRYLLEGLKVIASKNVLLKCNLATTPAVFVPEDNLNSFTYLVMPVQVRS; via the coding sequence ATGGAAATTATTTGTAATCAAAATGAGTTAAACAATGCTATACAACTAGTAAGTAAAGCAGTTGCTTCACGACCAACTCATCCAATTCTTGCAAATATACTTTTAACAGCTGACCAAGGAACTAATAAAATTAGTTTGACAGGATTTGATCTTAATTTAGGAATTCAAACTTCTTTTGATGGAACTGTTAAAAATAGCGGTGCTATTACGATACCTTCAAAACTTTTATCTGAAATAGTAAACAAATTACCTAATGAAAGTCCTGTTTCATTAGAAGTTGATGAAAATTTAGATAATATTTTAATAAAAAGTGATAGAGGTTCTTTTAATCTTAAAGGCATACCCTCTGATGATTATCCTAATTTACCATTTGTTGAAAGTGGTACTTCTTTAAATATTGACCCTAGTTCTTTCTTGAAAGCTTTAAAAGCTACTATATTTGCTACTAGTAATGATGATTCCAAGCAATTACTTACGGGTGTCAATTTTACCTTTAAACAAAATTATTTAGAGTCTGCCTCTACAGATGGTCATAGATTAGCGGTTGCGTTAATTGGTAATGAAGAACATATTGAAAATAAAGATAAATCACCTTCAATTGAAGATGATTTATCAGTAACTATTCCAACAAGATCATTAAGAGAAATTGAAAAATTAGTATCTTTGAGAAGCTCAGAAAATTCAATAAAGCTATTCTACGATAAAGGTCAGGTAGTTTTTATTTCTTCTAATCAAATAATTACAACAAGAACTCTTGAAGGTGCCTATCCTAATTATTCGCAATTAATTCCTGATACTTTTTCTAAGATTTTTAATTTTAATACTAAAAAATTAATTGATGCATTAGAAAGAATTGCTGTTTTAGCTGATCAGCAAAGTAGTGTTGTGAAAATTAAATTGGATAATACAGATTTAGCTTCAATAAGTGCAGATGCACAAGATATTGGAAATGCAAATGAATCAATACCTGTTTCTTACTCTGGAGAAGATTTTGATATTGCATTTAACGTTAGATATCTTTTAGAAGGTTTAAAAGTTATTGCTTCAAAAAATGTACTATTAAAATGTAATCTTGCTACTACTCCAGCAGTTTTTGTACCAGAAGATAATCTTAATTCTTTTACTTATCTAGTCATGCCTGTTCAGGTTCGTTCTTAA
- the purF gene encoding amidophosphoribosyltransferase — MCGIVGIVSSDDVNQQIYDSLLLLQHRGQDSTGIATMENTIFHIHKAKGQVNTAYRTRDMRNLIGKIGLGHVRYATKGSAESVEEAQPFYVNAPYGIVLIHNGNLTNTRDLEKQLFNIDKRHTNSSSDTEMLLNVLATELQEQIHNQELEPDIIFDAVNSLHKRIQGSYASIALLSGHGLLAFRDPFGIRPLVIGKRLSSKTKKEEWMVASESLVLENNDYQVVRDVDPGEAIFINLNGEFFSKQCSENPILCPCAFEYVYLARPDSIMNGISVYKARLKMGDYLSETIKESINTGDVDVVMPIPDSSRPAAMQVARQLGIEYREGFFKNRYVGRTFIMPGQQKRKKSVRQKLNAMSTEFKNKNVLIVDDSIVRGTTSKEIVQMAKDAGANKVFFTSAAPPVRFPHVYGINMPNRCELIAHDRTISEIANQLEIDNLVYQSVENLRKSIISESPIEDLEMSCFTGIYVTGKVNQEYLNWVENEYKS, encoded by the coding sequence ATGTGCGGAATAGTTGGAATCGTTTCTTCAGATGATGTAAATCAACAAATTTACGATAGCCTTTTGCTTCTACAGCATAGAGGTCAAGATTCAACTGGTATAGCTACAATGGAAAATACTATTTTCCATATACATAAGGCTAAAGGTCAGGTGAATACTGCTTATAGAACCAGAGATATGAGGAATTTAATCGGAAAAATTGGATTAGGTCATGTTAGGTATGCAACAAAGGGATCAGCAGAAAGTGTAGAAGAAGCTCAACCTTTTTACGTTAATGCTCCTTATGGAATTGTTTTGATACATAATGGTAATTTGACGAATACCAGAGATTTAGAAAAACAATTATTTAATATTGATAAGCGGCATACAAATTCTTCAAGTGATACTGAAATGCTATTAAATGTACTTGCTACAGAATTGCAAGAACAAATTCATAATCAAGAATTAGAACCTGATATTATTTTTGATGCTGTAAATTCTTTACATAAAAGAATTCAGGGATCATATGCTTCAATTGCATTACTTTCAGGACATGGTTTATTAGCATTCAGAGATCCTTTTGGTATTAGACCTTTAGTCATAGGCAAAAGACTTTCATCAAAGACAAAAAAAGAAGAGTGGATGGTAGCTAGCGAATCTCTAGTGCTTGAGAATAACGATTATCAAGTAGTGAGAGATGTAGATCCTGGAGAAGCTATTTTTATAAATCTTAATGGCGAATTTTTTTCTAAGCAATGTTCCGAAAATCCAATCTTATGTCCTTGTGCTTTTGAATATGTTTATTTGGCTAGGCCAGATTCAATTATGAATGGAATTTCCGTTTATAAAGCTCGTTTAAAAATGGGAGATTATTTGTCTGAAACTATAAAAGAATCAATTAATACTGGAGATGTTGATGTTGTTATGCCTATTCCGGATTCTTCTCGACCTGCAGCTATGCAAGTTGCAAGACAGTTAGGTATAGAGTACAGAGAAGGTTTTTTTAAAAATAGATATGTTGGAAGAACATTCATAATGCCTGGTCAGCAGAAACGCAAGAAATCTGTAAGACAAAAATTAAATGCTATGAGTACAGAGTTTAAAAATAAAAATGTATTAATTGTTGATGACTCAATAGTGAGAGGTACTACTTCAAAAGAAATTGTCCAGATGGCTAAAGATGCAGGAGCAAATAAAGTTTTTTTTACATCAGCAGCACCTCCTGTGCGTTTTCCTCACGTTTATGGAATTAATATGCCTAATAGATGTGAATTAATAGCTCATGATAGAACAATAAGTGAAATTGCTAATCAACTTGAAATTGATAACCTCGTTTATCAAAGTGTTGAAAATTTACGCAAATCTATAATAAGCGAATCTCCTATTGAAGATTTAGAGATGAGTTGCTTTACTGGTATTTATGTAACAGGAAAAGTAAATCAAGAATATTTAAATTGGGTTGAAAATGAATATAAATCTTAG
- a CDS encoding DNA gyrase/topoisomerase IV subunit A, with amino-acid sequence MDKKKFTSISLQEEMQRSYLEYAMSVIVGRALPDARDGLKPVQRRILFAMYELGLTPDKPFRKCARVVGDVLGKYHPHGDQAVYDALVRLVQNFSTKYPTLDGHGNFGSVDNDPPAAMRYTETRLAPISHKGFLEEIDSETVNFSNNFDGSQKEPDVLPAQLPFLLLNGSSGIAVGMATNIPPHNLGEIVDGLIALINNKEVSNKKLSNIIKGPDFPTGGELIYSRAIEELYATGKGSITIRGVINSEAINLGKGKHKRNALIITELPFQISKAGWIEKLAELVNSSKINGISDIRDESDRDGMRIVIELKKDSNAELVISNLYKKTTLQTNFGAIFLALIKGKPVQLNLKQYLNYFLEFREETIRKRTNYFLKNTLEKLEILEGLSKATKNIKKIIEIIEDSENSAEAKSKLIDIFYLSAKQANSVLDMPLKKLTNLEKNQIDEDIRKLQEKKDYFQNLLNERKLLLELLVDELLILKKKYNVKRKTKLLKNIDQNEELETINNQILEDFINKKTKLFIDNRLYLRKMILNNYKKSFEDVNKIIDNKNIQKFICNIDKNVKIIGITYTGKVFHINWESNINNDYKLDKKIIGNIDQNKIINFHSIKKGIKNYLCILNSDGRFKKVLFDEDMIKSNRCFSITKLKNNIKTIDSFIFSEEKNLIILTSIGRMFKFNLSNKFLTPTTKQSQGLMLTKLLPTEKIVSCCSYQNGENIYLVSRKGKIFCINSNEIYYANEYSLGYLNEITQLKNDYFLKILPSNHYLDIETNKNKSARLNFDKLNFKSKKTNFLIDFLKLDDEEYIENCFQLENFLD; translated from the coding sequence ATGGATAAGAAAAAATTCACTTCTATCTCTCTCCAAGAAGAAATGCAACGTTCTTATTTGGAGTATGCAATGAGTGTAATAGTTGGTCGTGCTTTACCCGATGCAAGAGACGGTCTTAAGCCTGTACAAAGAAGAATACTTTTTGCAATGTATGAATTAGGTTTAACACCAGATAAGCCATTTAGAAAGTGTGCCAGAGTTGTTGGAGATGTACTTGGAAAATATCATCCTCATGGAGATCAGGCAGTATATGATGCATTAGTCAGGCTAGTTCAAAATTTTTCAACTAAATATCCTACTCTAGACGGCCATGGGAATTTTGGATCTGTAGATAATGATCCGCCAGCAGCAATGAGATACACAGAGACCAGATTAGCACCGATATCACATAAAGGATTTCTTGAAGAGATAGATTCAGAAACAGTAAATTTCTCAAATAACTTTGACGGTTCACAAAAAGAACCAGATGTTCTTCCAGCCCAACTTCCATTTTTATTATTGAACGGATCATCAGGTATTGCAGTTGGAATGGCAACAAACATTCCCCCCCACAATCTAGGGGAAATAGTAGATGGTTTAATTGCTCTAATCAACAATAAAGAGGTAAGTAATAAAAAACTTTCTAATATAATTAAAGGACCTGATTTTCCTACAGGGGGAGAGTTAATTTATAGTCGTGCAATAGAAGAACTTTACGCCACAGGAAAAGGTTCAATCACAATAAGAGGTGTCATAAATTCAGAAGCAATAAATTTAGGCAAAGGTAAACATAAAAGAAATGCATTAATCATTACTGAACTTCCTTTTCAAATCAGTAAGGCAGGATGGATTGAAAAACTAGCAGAACTTGTTAATTCAAGCAAAATTAATGGGATCTCTGATATTAGGGACGAAAGTGATAGAGATGGAATGAGAATTGTAATAGAGTTAAAAAAAGATTCTAATGCTGAACTTGTAATTTCTAATTTATATAAAAAAACTACTCTCCAAACCAACTTTGGTGCCATTTTTTTAGCATTAATAAAGGGCAAACCTGTCCAACTAAACTTAAAACAATATCTAAACTATTTTCTTGAATTTAGAGAAGAAACAATTAGAAAAAGAACTAATTATTTTCTGAAAAACACTCTTGAAAAACTAGAAATATTAGAAGGTTTATCTAAAGCAACAAAAAACATCAAAAAAATTATCGAGATTATTGAAGATTCAGAAAATTCTGCTGAAGCCAAATCAAAATTAATTGATATTTTCTACTTAAGTGCAAAACAGGCAAATTCAGTTTTGGATATGCCTCTAAAAAAATTAACAAATCTGGAAAAAAATCAAATTGATGAGGATATAAGAAAATTACAAGAAAAAAAAGATTATTTTCAAAATTTATTAAATGAAAGAAAATTATTACTTGAATTACTAGTAGATGAATTATTAATATTAAAGAAAAAATATAATGTTAAAAGAAAAACAAAACTACTTAAAAATATTGATCAAAATGAAGAATTAGAAACAATTAATAATCAGATATTAGAAGACTTTATCAATAAAAAAACTAAATTATTTATAGACAACAGATTATATTTAAGAAAGATGATTTTAAATAATTATAAAAAATCGTTTGAAGATGTAAATAAAATTATAGATAATAAAAACATTCAAAAATTCATATGTAATATCGATAAAAATGTAAAAATAATTGGGATCACATATACAGGAAAAGTTTTTCATATTAATTGGGAGTCAAATATTAATAATGACTATAAATTAGATAAAAAAATCATTGGGAATATTGATCAAAATAAAATAATAAATTTTCATTCAATAAAAAAGGGAATTAAAAATTATTTATGTATCTTAAATTCAGATGGAAGATTTAAAAAAGTTTTGTTTGATGAAGATATGATTAAAAGTAATAGATGTTTCTCAATAACAAAATTAAAAAATAATATTAAAACAATTGATTCATTTATTTTTAGTGAAGAAAAAAATTTAATAATATTAACCTCAATAGGAAGAATGTTTAAATTTAATTTATCAAACAAATTTTTAACCCCGACTACTAAACAATCGCAAGGATTAATGCTTACAAAACTTTTACCAACTGAAAAAATTGTATCTTGTTGTTCATATCAAAATGGAGAAAATATTTACTTAGTTTCTAGAAAAGGGAAAATCTTTTGTATAAATAGTAATGAAATTTATTATGCCAATGAATACAGTTTAGGATATTTAAATGAAATTACTCAACTTAAAAACGATTACTTCCTAAAAATTTTGCCGAGTAACCATTACCTTGATATTGAAACTAATAAAAATAAATCTGCTAGGTTAAATTTTGATAAATTGAATTTTAAATCTAAGAAAACAAATTTTTTAATTGACTTTTTAAAATTAGACGATGAGGAATATATTGAAAATTGTTTTCAACTCGAAAACTTTCTTGACTAA
- a CDS encoding DUF502 domain-containing protein, which translates to MVESNQNQDSNLGSRLQQDLKNDLIAGLLVVIPLATTIWLSSLVSKFVLTLVTSVPKQLNPFITLNPLLQDLINLTLGLTVPLLAILLIGLMARNFVGRWLLEFGEGTLSKIPVAGAVYKTLKQLLETFLSNKSNRFRRVVLVEYPREGLYSVGFVTGNVGPSLQPELEEKLLSVFIPTAPNPTTGWYTLVPEASVKDLDISVEDAFRTIISAGIVNPDEKNNTTNPTFSKLFSQLRASTNTSS; encoded by the coding sequence TTGGTTGAATCTAATCAAAATCAAGATTCGAACCTAGGTTCTAGGCTTCAACAGGATCTAAAGAATGATCTTATAGCAGGGTTGTTAGTTGTAATACCTTTAGCAACAACAATCTGGCTTTCATCATTAGTTAGTAAATTTGTTTTAACATTAGTTACTTCTGTTCCGAAGCAATTAAATCCTTTTATTACTTTAAATCCTTTATTACAAGATTTAATTAATCTTACTTTGGGCTTAACTGTTCCTTTATTAGCTATTTTGCTTATAGGGTTAATGGCCAGAAATTTCGTAGGAAGATGGTTATTAGAATTTGGAGAAGGAACTTTATCAAAAATTCCTGTAGCTGGTGCGGTTTATAAAACCCTTAAACAACTGCTCGAAACTTTTTTAAGTAATAAATCTAATCGTTTTAGAAGAGTTGTTTTAGTTGAATATCCACGTGAGGGACTATATAGCGTAGGCTTTGTAACTGGTAATGTTGGCCCTTCTTTGCAGCCAGAATTGGAAGAAAAGTTGCTAAGTGTTTTTATCCCTACAGCGCCAAACCCAACTACTGGGTGGTATACCTTGGTCCCTGAGGCTTCTGTTAAGGATTTGGATATTTCTGTTGAAGATGCTTTTAGAACAATAATTTCGGCTGGGATAGTTAATCCGGATGAGAAAAACAACACTACAAACCCAACATTTTCAAAATTATTCTCTCAATTACGTGCCTCTACAAATACTTCTTCTTAA
- the nusB gene encoding transcription antitermination factor NusB — MYNKSLSRELSLISLGLIKDKGDFKLSKFQIEEIFESALDSLINHCRDELDNCQAELENASQNIIESELKEGVDSSYANVRDDLKKSLTKIETVMNTLSITLDFPKLIVSSGQVDIRDDVNQRISKTINNLTIIDSDIDQAMDGWKLKRLPRIDRDILRLAYVDINFLNTPVAVACDEAVNLANKYSDMQGRKLINGILRRLQTVKFQ, encoded by the coding sequence ATGTATAATAAATCCCTTTCTAGAGAATTATCTTTAATTTCTCTTGGCCTTATAAAAGATAAAGGGGATTTTAAATTAAGTAAATTTCAGATAGAAGAAATTTTTGAATCTGCTTTGGATTCTTTAATAAACCATTGCAGAGATGAGTTAGATAATTGTCAAGCTGAGTTAGAAAATGCATCACAAAACATAATAGAGAGTGAATTAAAAGAAGGGGTTGATTCCTCTTATGCAAATGTTAGAGATGACTTAAAAAAATCTTTAACAAAAATTGAAACTGTTATGAATACACTCTCAATCACTTTAGACTTTCCAAAATTAATAGTTTCTAGTGGTCAAGTTGATATCAGAGATGATGTGAATCAGAGGATTAGTAAAACCATTAATAATCTTACAATTATTGATTCTGATATTGATCAAGCTATGGATGGCTGGAAATTAAAAAGATTACCAAGAATTGATAGAGATATTTTGCGTTTAGCCTACGTGGATATTAATTTTCTTAATACACCTGTTGCTGTTGCTTGTGATGAGGCTGTTAATTTAGCTAATAAGTATAGTGATATGCAAGGAAGAAAACTTATTAATGGAATTTTAAGGAGATTACAAACAGTTAAATTCCAATGA
- a CDS encoding tetratricopeptide repeat protein, with translation MKKFLKNILCVSLISFYVLKIEKVQSIIPYYYFPTIKNLQKESLGIGKNAYQLLYFGQYKESLNLAKLAIKINPTDEKLWLIFSEAQLANKLYKNALISLDKAQKINSKNPETYFAKSNIYLKISQLQNAKTALETALRIESNNYKAIFQLGNIFLMEKNYSEAIKLFDKSVKIKPDFWQAINNQGLAYFEKNNINLSIKLFEKAISIDDNAEPLLGLASCLRTKDIKLALQIAKRALKKNPNYVNYDYRKEQLWGEKLQTSTEILLKNDQLKRDVILAKSKINTSS, from the coding sequence ATGAAAAAGTTTTTAAAAAATATACTATGCGTCTCTTTGATAAGTTTTTACGTTCTTAAAATAGAAAAAGTTCAATCAATTATTCCCTATTATTATTTCCCAACAATAAAAAATTTACAAAAGGAAAGCTTAGGCATTGGCAAGAATGCATATCAACTTTTATATTTTGGACAATATAAAGAAAGCCTTAACTTAGCAAAATTAGCTATAAAGATAAATCCTACAGATGAAAAACTATGGTTAATTTTTTCTGAAGCACAACTAGCTAACAAATTATACAAAAACGCATTAATTTCACTAGATAAAGCTCAAAAAATTAATTCCAAGAATCCTGAAACATACTTTGCTAAAAGTAATATTTATCTTAAAATTTCACAACTACAAAATGCGAAAACTGCTTTAGAAACTGCATTAAGGATTGAATCAAACAACTATAAAGCTATTTTTCAATTAGGAAATATTTTTTTAATGGAAAAAAATTACTCAGAAGCCATCAAATTATTTGATAAATCTGTCAAGATTAAACCTGATTTCTGGCAAGCAATCAATAATCAAGGTTTAGCTTATTTCGAGAAAAACAACATCAATCTATCTATAAAACTTTTTGAAAAAGCAATCTCAATTGATGACAATGCAGAGCCATTACTAGGACTTGCTTCGTGTTTAAGAACAAAAGATATTAAATTAGCTCTTCAAATAGCAAAAAGAGCTTTAAAGAAAAATCCCAACTATGTTAATTATGATTATAGAAAAGAACAGTTGTGGGGAGAAAAATTGCAAACCTCAACGGAAATACTTTTAAAAAATGATCAGCTTAAAAGAGATGTAATATTGGCAAAATCAAAAATAAATACATCTTCTTAA
- the purL gene encoding phosphoribosylformylglycinamidine synthase subunit PurL, which yields MINPDNNDLYDLNEALKVENLTINDYEEICKRLKRKPNRTELGMFGVMWSEHCCYRNSKPLLSNFPTKGKNILVGPGENAGVIDVGNNQKLVFKIESHNHPSAIEPFQGAATGVGGILRDIFTMGARPIAVLNSLRFGNLDKTSNMDLLRGVVSGIAHYGNCVGVPTVGGEIDFDDSYSGNPLVNVMALGLLETNEIVCSGAKNVGSPVLYVGNTTGRDGVGGASFASSELTITSLDDRPAVQVGDPFIEKSLIEACLDAFKTGDVIAAQDMGAAGLTCSSAEMAANGNLGISIDLDLVPSREDNMSSYQYLLSESQERMLFVVKEEKINNLIEKFNKWGLYANVIGEVIETNEVIISHKRKIVAQIPTSALSDDTPVNLHNVMKNPPNYLLKKWKWNENNLPEINEQKIFSLKENKSFSYSEIILKLLANPSIASKRWIYKQYDSQVQANTVFKPGESDAAVIRLREQNEKNKSKVFSGVAASVDCNSRWVSLDPFRGTIAAVAESARNVSCVGAEPVAITNNLNFSSPETEIGYWQLSSSCNAISEACKALETPVTGGNVSLYNESKNRDNEITPINPTPVIGMVGKIDNVEKAISTEWKNINDQIWLIGSHKSETTIAASSYLEYFHGEITGRPPKIDLQDEKFCQSFLRNAILNNFVVSSHDISDGGLAIALAECCILSAKGATIELEKDLNRDDNVLFSEGGSRIIFSIDKMKEKEWSNYLKKIQINSQSNVYVKKIGYVSSEILKIKIQDKNICDISVEELTEKFNNSISGYF from the coding sequence ATGATAAATCCAGACAATAATGATCTTTATGATCTTAATGAAGCGCTTAAAGTTGAAAATTTAACAATTAATGATTACGAGGAAATTTGCAAAAGATTAAAGAGAAAACCTAATAGGACTGAACTAGGAATGTTTGGTGTTATGTGGTCTGAACATTGTTGTTATAGGAATTCCAAACCTTTACTATCAAATTTTCCTACTAAAGGAAAAAACATTTTGGTTGGCCCTGGAGAAAACGCTGGTGTTATTGATGTTGGAAATAATCAAAAACTTGTTTTTAAAATAGAAAGTCATAATCATCCCTCTGCAATTGAACCTTTTCAAGGAGCCGCAACAGGAGTAGGAGGAATATTAAGAGATATTTTTACAATGGGAGCAAGGCCAATCGCAGTATTGAATTCATTGAGATTTGGAAATCTTGATAAGACATCAAATATGGATTTACTTCGAGGAGTTGTATCAGGTATTGCACATTATGGAAATTGTGTAGGTGTTCCTACTGTTGGAGGTGAGATTGACTTCGATGATAGTTATTCTGGAAATCCTCTAGTCAATGTTATGGCCTTAGGGCTTTTAGAGACTAATGAAATAGTTTGTTCTGGAGCTAAAAATGTAGGATCACCAGTACTATATGTTGGTAATACAACTGGTAGAGATGGTGTTGGTGGTGCTAGTTTCGCAAGTTCAGAATTAACTATTACTTCATTAGATGATAGACCTGCAGTGCAAGTAGGTGATCCATTTATTGAGAAAAGTCTTATAGAAGCTTGTTTAGATGCTTTTAAGACAGGAGATGTAATTGCAGCTCAAGATATGGGTGCAGCAGGTTTAACCTGCAGTAGTGCAGAAATGGCCGCTAATGGAAACTTAGGTATATCTATTGATTTAGATTTAGTTCCTTCTAGAGAAGATAATATGTCTTCATACCAATATTTATTATCTGAATCTCAAGAGAGAATGTTGTTTGTTGTAAAAGAAGAAAAAATTAATAATCTTATTGAGAAATTTAATAAATGGGGATTATATGCCAATGTAATTGGTGAAGTAATAGAGACTAATGAGGTAATTATTTCTCATAAACGAAAAATTGTTGCTCAAATACCTACTTCTGCTCTATCTGATGATACGCCTGTTAATTTACATAATGTGATGAAAAATCCACCTAATTATTTGTTAAAGAAATGGAAATGGAATGAAAATAATTTACCAGAAATTAATGAGCAAAAAATATTTTCATTAAAGGAAAACAAAAGTTTTTCTTATTCGGAAATCATTTTAAAACTTCTCGCTAACCCATCAATAGCTTCTAAAAGATGGATTTATAAACAATATGACTCTCAAGTCCAGGCAAATACTGTTTTTAAACCTGGAGAATCAGATGCTGCTGTAATAAGATTAAGAGAACAAAATGAAAAAAATAAAAGTAAAGTATTTTCTGGTGTTGCTGCTTCAGTTGACTGTAATAGTAGATGGGTTTCTCTTGACCCTTTTAGAGGAACTATTGCTGCAGTTGCAGAATCCGCAAGAAATGTGAGTTGTGTTGGAGCTGAACCAGTAGCAATTACAAATAATTTAAATTTTTCATCTCCTGAGACTGAAATTGGATATTGGCAACTTTCATCTTCATGCAATGCAATTTCTGAAGCCTGTAAAGCTTTAGAAACTCCAGTTACGGGAGGAAATGTTTCCTTATATAATGAATCCAAAAATAGAGATAATGAAATTACTCCTATTAATCCGACTCCAGTTATTGGAATGGTTGGGAAGATAGATAATGTTGAAAAAGCTATAAGTACTGAATGGAAAAATATTAATGATCAAATCTGGTTGATTGGCTCTCATAAATCAGAAACAACAATTGCAGCTAGTTCTTATTTGGAATATTTTCATGGAGAAATTACAGGTCGTCCTCCAAAAATAGATTTACAGGATGAAAAGTTTTGCCAGAGTTTTTTAAGAAATGCGATTTTAAATAATTTTGTAGTTTCTTCTCATGATATTAGCGATGGGGGTTTAGCTATAGCTTTAGCAGAGTGTTGTATTTTGTCCGCAAAAGGCGCAACTATTGAATTAGAGAAAGATCTTAATAGAGATGATAATGTATTGTTTTCAGAAGGAGGTTCTAGAATTATTTTTTCAATAGATAAAATGAAGGAAAAAGAATGGAGTAATTATCTAAAAAAGATTCAAATAAATTCTCAATCAAATGTATATGTAAAAAAAATAGGATATGTTTCGAGTGAAATCCTTAAGATAAAAATCCAAGATAAAAATATCTGTGATATTAGTGTTGAGGAATTAACCGAAAAATTTAATAATAGTATTTCAGGTTACTTTTAA
- the queG gene encoding tRNA epoxyqueuosine(34) reductase QueG, translating to MLETIQDIKEISKKLKERAISEGFAMAGIASIPGSSRIKLRTNALERWLSNNHHAEMKWMEAERRKNIGSLLKDGKSVLSVGFNYISSHKKNNLFKVGKFGQGEDYHKVIYKKLKNIGKWIKLEIPDCKWKICVDTSPLLEKAWAEESGLGWIGKNSNLISKTNGSWFTLGFIILTKDLISDKPHQSLCGKCDKCIEHCPTKAIVEPFVIKSDLCIAYHTIESREKNIPKKIEENLNGWIAGCDICQDVCPWNKSVPYNNIFETTPKEWIKNLNSDSLNWDDKTWEENLKGTTLKRIKPWMWRRNIQANLKNTK from the coding sequence ATGCTCGAAACTATCCAAGACATAAAAGAAATAAGTAAGAAATTAAAAGAAAGAGCAATTTCTGAAGGTTTTGCAATGGCTGGAATCGCTTCAATACCAGGAAGTTCCCGGATAAAATTAAGAACTAATGCATTAGAAAGATGGTTATCAAATAATCACCATGCAGAGATGAAATGGATGGAAGCAGAAAGAAGGAAAAACATAGGTTCACTTCTTAAGGATGGAAAAAGTGTTCTAAGCGTTGGATTTAATTACATTAGTTCACACAAGAAAAACAACCTCTTCAAAGTAGGAAAATTTGGACAAGGAGAAGATTATCATAAAGTGATTTACAAAAAATTAAAGAATATTGGCAAATGGATCAAACTAGAAATTCCCGATTGCAAATGGAAAATATGTGTTGATACCTCGCCACTTCTTGAAAAAGCATGGGCTGAAGAATCAGGTCTAGGGTGGATAGGCAAAAATAGCAATTTAATAAGCAAAACAAATGGTTCTTGGTTTACTTTAGGTTTTATAATCCTTACAAAAGATTTAATATCAGACAAACCTCATCAATCACTTTGCGGAAAATGTGATAAGTGCATTGAACATTGTCCAACAAAGGCAATAGTAGAACCCTTTGTAATAAAATCAGATCTATGCATTGCTTATCACACAATAGAAAGCAGAGAAAAAAATATTCCAAAAAAAATAGAAGAAAATTTAAATGGATGGATTGCAGGATGCGATATTTGTCAAGATGTATGCCCTTGGAATAAGTCAGTTCCATACAATAATATTTTTGAAACTACTCCGAAAGAATGGATTAAAAATCTTAATAGTGATTCGTTAAATTGGGATGATAAAACTTGGGAAGAAAATCTTAAAGGAACTACACTTAAGAGAATTAAACCATGGATGTGGAGAAGAAACATACAAGCGAATTTAAAGAATACAAAATAA